In Erythrobacter sp. KY5, the DNA window CCTTCTGCGCCGCGCAAGCTCGGGCAGGATATCATCGGGGATCTGATCGAAAGTCGGTTTGTCCCTGAAAAAGTATGTCTCATTGTTGAGCAAGGCCTCGACGACCTCGGTCGCCAGGTCGCGGTCATGCGAGCGCCGGCGCGGCTCATCGAGCAGGCAGACGAGCTGGTCGAGATTGCTGATTCCGTGTTCGCGGAAGACGCCCGAAAGCGCCGTTCCGACACGCCAGCGTCGACTTTCGGTGAGGTGCTGCCCGGTGCGGGCGGACAAAAGGTCGGCGATGATCTGGTAAGAGGCCTGGCTAACTTCCATGTCGGGTCAGGTCGTCACACTCTGGCGCGTCGGTTGCGCTGTGCCGCTGATTGTTCCGATCTGAGCCATAAGCGCCTGCCCCAGAGCGGGAGGCGCTGCCACATAATCGCTGAAGCCCGCTTTCGTGACCGCTCCCGGCATTCCCCAGACGGCGCTGGTCTCCGCGTCCTGGGTCCAGACGGTCCCGCCCGATTCGCGCAGGTGCTGGACACCATCGAAACCATCGCGGCCCATGCCTGACAGGATAATTGCATGAACGCGGCCATTGCAGGCGTCGGCGGCGCTGCGCAGCATCGGGTCAACCGAAGGCAGGCAACCACTGCGAGCAGGTTCGCTGGAAATACGCGCCACAAGCGTTTCGCCCAGCCGCTTCACGATCATGTGCCCGTGCCCGGTCGCGATGGCGATTTCGCCCTTGCGGATTTCGGTTCCGTCATCCGCGATATGGGTGGGACGACCGCTCGCAACCTCGACCTGGCGCGCGAACACCGGGATGAACGAGCTGGGCAGGTGCTGCGTTATCAAAATCGGCAGATCGAAATCGGGTGTGAGTTCACGCAGCATCAGATTGAGCGCGTGAATGCCTCCCGTCGACGCACCGATTGCGACGAGCTCCGGAAGCTGGGCCGGGCGCGACAGTCTCGCTGGTTTGGCCTCCTGAGCGCTGATCTGCGCATTGGCGCTGGCGGCTGCATTATCGCCTTTGCCGCCGAGCGCGCGGATCTTGCCGAGAAGCTGACTGCGGTAATCCTCGTTGAAGCCACCGGGACGCGGCTTGAGCATGGTGTCGGCCGCACCGGTGGAAAGCGCCTGAACGGTGGCCTCGGCCCCGTCATCGGTCAGGGATGAGACGACCAGCACCTGAAGGTCCGGCGCGGCCGCGAGGATAGCAGGCAGCGCTTCGAGACCGCCCATGCCGGGCATTTCGAGATCGAGCAGCAGGACATCGGCGTCGGTCGTGCCGAGCTGTGCGATCGCCCGCTCGCCGGACGATGCGGTCGCGGTGACTTCCATCGCGCCGTCGCTTTCCACGATGCGCTTCAGGACCGTGCGAACGGTCAGCGAATCATCGACGATCATCACCCGGATTGCGTCGCTCGCACTCTCGCACGCGGGCGCGCTGTCGCGGGAAGCCGGCTCGTTCGCTACTTTTCGCAGGATTCGGGAAGGGGAAGAAGACATCGCGTTCACGCGAAGCCGACCAGCTGCAGTTTGATTTGCAATGTTTCGTGATCGAACGGCTTCATCACGTATTCGTCGGCGCCGGCACTTATTGCCTCGCGGATATGAGCCACGTCGTTTTCGGTCGTGCAGAACACCACTTTCGGCTTGTCACCGCCGGGACGCTTGCGCAATTGCGTGATGAATTCGATCCCCGTCATGACCGGCATATTCCAGTCAAGCAGGACCACGTCGGGCATCTTGGCCTCGCACGCTTCCAGGCCCTCCTTGCCATTTTCGGCTTCTTCGACCGCAAAGCCCAAGGTTTCGAGAATATGCCTCGAAACTTTGCGAATTACGCGGGAATCATCGACGACTAGGCAGCTTTTCATGAGGGATCCTCGGTTCTGAACGTTAGGTTGATATGCTCAGAAGGTAAGTTTTGGATTAAGCGGCATGCTCGATTGAAGTCTGTCCTGCGATCAGCGCGGCAAGGTCGATCATCAGCGCAGGCCCTGTGCGGGTTTCGACGAGGCCGCTGGCGACACTGGCCCATTCCGCACCGAAACCTCCCGGAACACTGCCCGGTTCGCCGATGGCAGAGGTGATGTCCTCGATGGAATCGATCCGAAGCGCATAGGAATAGCCCGAGGAGGCGACCACAATGGCGCGGTGATCGAGCGCATAGGCGTTCGGATCGAAACCGATGGCGCGGCGGCAATCGATGACAGTCAGCGCCTGACTGCGCATGGCGGTGAGGCCTGCAATGAAATCAGGCGTGCGCGGTACGGGCGTGATGGTGCCGATCTCGATCACGGATTGCACGTCATTCGCCCTGAAAGCGCAGCGTCGGCCAGCGATCTGGCACATGACCAGTAGCTCGTTCATCAGCGATTGCTCCCGCTTGCACGTGCCGCATTGGATGCGGAACGCAGGGCTGCGACCAGTCCATCGCGATCATAGCGATAGATCGTCTCTTCCATATTGGCCCCATCCGGAATGTCGCGAAGCCGGATGACCGGTGCCGCAAATTCAACGTCAAGCGCGAGGGCCGCCTGGTACTCGTCGTCGAACCAGATTGCGACATCCTGGTCGCCATCCTGATCGTCGGCGATCTCGTAACCAGCGGCGGTGACAAGCGGCGCAAGGATCGTGCTGGCCCATTCGGTCTGCGGGATGCGGCAAATCGGTTTGATGGCCGCTTCCGGGGTTTCGCCGTAGCGTGCGAACAGCGCGTGCCCGTCGATCAACGTGACGGTTTTGCCATCGACCAGCGTGACCGCTTCGATCATCGGATCGGTGTCGACCGGCCTCAGTGCATCGACAAGCTCAACCGCGTCGTCGATCTCGCGCACTGCGTGGACCAGCTGGCCCGATCCGTCGGTCAGGCGCAGCAAACGGACCTTTTCGGCAGGCAGTGGCCCGTCAGGCAGGCCCACCAGCGGCAAAATTACGCCGTCGATCACCGCTCGAGGGCGGTCGCCTGTAAGGTCGATGGCACCGACAGGCGCGGTTTCGATGCGCTGCACCAGCTCAAGCCGCACGGCACAGCGACGGCCGTCAAAATCGGTAAACAGCATTGCGCGCATGGCAGGTTTTTCGGATTTGGCCTGTTCTTCCTCAGCTCCCCGGAAGACGCGGCTGCGGGCATCGGATGCAAGATCGTGCTGCGACGCGATGTTCGTCACGTCGAGCAGCAGCACCGGCTGCCCATCGTCGAGCAAGGTTGAGCCAGCATAGACGCCCGCTTTCATGATCGCAGGAGCCAGCGGTTTGACGACGAGGTCCCCATGCGAATGAATACGGTCGACCGCGAGCGCGAACAGGTCACCGCTCGCAAGTCGCAACATGACCATCGTGCGTTGCTCAGCGGGCGTATCGCCTTCGTCCAGACCGAGCGCGTCGGTCAGCATGAGGCATGGCACGCGTGCATCGCGGAAGGTGACGAGCGCGCTTTCTCCGGCACGGGTGAAGTCGAGTGCCTTGGATGATGCGTGGATGATCTCTTCGACGTAGCTTTGCGGTATTGCGAACCTTTGCTCGCCGACTTCGACCGTGAGCCCGGCAATGATGCTGAGCGTGAGCGGGATCTGAAGGGTGAAGAGTGTGCCGACCCCCGGAGTTGAGCTCACTTTGATCGAGCCGCCGACGCGCTCAAGATTGTCGCGCACCACATCGAGCCCGACGCCGCGTCCCGATACGTTGCTGACTTCCTCGGCGGTGGAAAATCCGGGCTCAAAGACAAGTTGGAGGATCGCATCGCGGCTCATCTCCGAACGCTGGGCGGCGGAGATCAACCCGGTGGAGACCGCCTTGGCCGCGATCTTTTCTTCCTCGAGCCCGCGTCCGTCGTCGCTGACCACGATCGAGATCGTGTTTCCAGCCTGACGCGCGGCAATCGAGAGGAGGCCCGTTTCACGCTTGCCGATGGCGAGGCGGTCAGACGGTTTCTCGATCCCGTGATCGATCGCGTTGCGGATGATGTGAGTGAGCGGATCCCGTATCATTTCGATCATTTCGCGGTCGAGTTCGACATCGCCGCCTTCAAGATCGATCAGAACCTGTTTTCCAAGCTCGTTCGACAGGTCGCGCGCAAGCCGGGGCAGCGCGCCGAACAGGGTCTCGATACGCTGCATGCGCATTCGTGTGATCGCATCGCGCACATCGGAAAGGATCGTGGTGAGCCGTTCGAACGGACCGTCAATCGTCGGCTGCGTGCCCGCCTGACGCAGGCGATGCGCAAGATCGTTGCGCGCCAGCACCATGTCCGACACACCGCTCATCACCCGGTCGAGCAGGTCGACAGGCAGACGGATCGAGCGCTGGGCAGCGGGCGCTTCCGTTTTTTTGGGAGAGGGCAGCTCGTTTTCGCCCGCCGGCTCGGGGTCTTCGACCGGTTCTGATCCTGCGTCGATGACATCTCCGGTCACGGCCTCGGCACCGGGCTCCAGCGCAGCGATCAGTTCGTCATCGCCGCCTTCGGGGAATTCCTCGCCAGCTTCGATGACATCGACCATCTGTGCGATCCGGTCGATGATTGCGAGCACTGCGGTAACCAGTGCAGCATCAGGCGTGCGGCGCCCGGCCCGGCAATCGGCAAGGGCGTCTTCAGCCGCGTGGCTGAGACCAGCCAGACGCGGGAAATCGAAAAAGCCGCAATTGCCTTTAACCGTGTGTACGAAACGGAAGATGGTGTCGAGCCGCGCACGGTCCGCCGGATCGGCTTCCCAGGCGACGATCTCGCCTGCGCTGGCTTCCAGCATTTCCCGTGTCTCTGCGACGAAATCCGCCAGCAGGTCATCCATGACGCGCGTGCCCCTCTTAGACTTGGAAGTCTGTATGGACACAGATGGTTAATGATTGCCTAGCGCCGAGCTTTTATCATGGGCTCGCTCTTCTATTTGGGCGCGCGCCGGACCAGAACAAGCCATACCAGCGCGGCGCCGGTCAATGCACCGAAGATATTGGCTGCAAGTTCAGCGGTGTAAATCGCAGCACTACCCCACGATGCCTGAAGCAGCCAGGCGACCGGCAGCATCACCAGAAACACGCGAGCAACGGACTGGCCCAATGCGAACGAGGCCTTGTCGATCGCGTTCAGGATACCATTCGCGACGATCAGGATGCCAAAGCCCGCATAGCCCCAGGCCGCGATCTTCAGATACAGCGCGAACTCCTCGATCACGGGCTGCTCGTCAGTGAATGCTCTTGCAAATGTCTCACCCGCAGATGTCAGCAGGACCGCAGTGCCAAGCCCCCAGACAACGCAGAATATCCCCGCGTAAAGGGCTGCGCTTCGTGCTCGCCCGTACTCTCTTGCGCCCCAGTTCTGCCCGACGATCGAACCGATCGCTCCGGAAAGCGCGAGGAGTGGAACCGTCGCAAAACTCTGCAATCGGCCAGCAGCCCCGAACCCTGCGACCGCATCCTGCCCGGCGGTGGCGATCAGCGCGGTCAGGATCGACAGCCCGATCGGATTAATCGCGTTCGAGAATGCCGCCGGCCCTGCGACCTTGGCGATGCTCGACGCGGAATCGGCAAGGTTCGATTTCGCAAGCAGCGAGGGATTGAGCGGGATGTCGGTCTGCTTGACCAGCACCAGCGCCATCGCCGCGCCGCAGCCCCATCCGATTATGGTCGCATAGGCCGCGCCCACTATGCCGAAGC includes these proteins:
- the cheB gene encoding chemotaxis-specific protein-glutamate methyltransferase CheB — encoded protein: MIVDDSLTVRTVLKRIVESDGAMEVTATASSGERAIAQLGTTDADVLLLDLEMPGMGGLEALPAILAAAPDLQVLVVSSLTDDGAEATVQALSTGAADTMLKPRPGGFNEDYRSQLLGKIRALGGKGDNAAASANAQISAQEAKPARLSRPAQLPELVAIGASTGGIHALNLMLRELTPDFDLPILITQHLPSSFIPVFARQVEVASGRPTHIADDGTEIRKGEIAIATGHGHMIVKRLGETLVARISSEPARSGCLPSVDPMLRSAADACNGRVHAIILSGMGRDGFDGVQHLRESGGTVWTQDAETSAVWGMPGAVTKAGFSDYVAAPPALGQALMAQIGTISGTAQPTRQSVTT
- a CDS encoding response regulator, with the translated sequence MKSCLVVDDSRVIRKVSRHILETLGFAVEEAENGKEGLEACEAKMPDVVLLDWNMPVMTGIEFITQLRKRPGGDKPKVVFCTTENDVAHIREAISAGADEYVMKPFDHETLQIKLQLVGFA
- a CDS encoding chemotaxis protein CheW — its product is MNELLVMCQIAGRRCAFRANDVQSVIEIGTITPVPRTPDFIAGLTAMRSQALTVIDCRRAIGFDPNAYALDHRAIVVASSGYSYALRIDSIEDITSAIGEPGSVPGGFGAEWASVASGLVETRTGPALMIDLAALIAGQTSIEHAA
- a CDS encoding chemotaxis protein CheA; the protein is MDDLLADFVAETREMLEASAGEIVAWEADPADRARLDTIFRFVHTVKGNCGFFDFPRLAGLSHAAEDALADCRAGRRTPDAALVTAVLAIIDRIAQMVDVIEAGEEFPEGGDDELIAALEPGAEAVTGDVIDAGSEPVEDPEPAGENELPSPKKTEAPAAQRSIRLPVDLLDRVMSGVSDMVLARNDLAHRLRQAGTQPTIDGPFERLTTILSDVRDAITRMRMQRIETLFGALPRLARDLSNELGKQVLIDLEGGDVELDREMIEMIRDPLTHIIRNAIDHGIEKPSDRLAIGKRETGLLSIAARQAGNTISIVVSDDGRGLEEEKIAAKAVSTGLISAAQRSEMSRDAILQLVFEPGFSTAEEVSNVSGRGVGLDVVRDNLERVGGSIKVSSTPGVGTLFTLQIPLTLSIIAGLTVEVGEQRFAIPQSYVEEIIHASSKALDFTRAGESALVTFRDARVPCLMLTDALGLDEGDTPAEQRTMVMLRLASGDLFALAVDRIHSHGDLVVKPLAPAIMKAGVYAGSTLLDDGQPVLLLDVTNIASQHDLASDARSRVFRGAEEEQAKSEKPAMRAMLFTDFDGRRCAVRLELVQRIETAPVGAIDLTGDRPRAVIDGVILPLVGLPDGPLPAEKVRLLRLTDGSGQLVHAVREIDDAVELVDALRPVDTDPMIEAVTLVDGKTVTLIDGHALFARYGETPEAAIKPICRIPQTEWASTILAPLVTAAGYEIADDQDGDQDVAIWFDDEYQAALALDVEFAAPVIRLRDIPDGANMEETIYRYDRDGLVAALRSASNAARASGSNR
- a CDS encoding MATE family efflux transporter, which codes for MSDTDKTAEQSASAKLTQGSITGHLVGQTLPAIIGVAAIMSIGLVDAYFIGQLGSDALAAISFIFPISVALTSLGVGVMVGINSVVARALGEGDRERAARRANFGLVFAVGAGVVIGLALFALNDPLFRLMNAPDNLMPLIRTYMQPFALGFPLILAIMGFNGILRGQGEARRTSVVSITYAAANWILDPILITGSPDFLFGGFEGFGIVGAAYATIIGWGCGAAMALVLVKQTDIPLNPSLLAKSNLADSASSIAKVAGPAAFSNAINPIGLSILTALIATAGQDAVAGFGAAGRLQSFATVPLLALSGAIGSIVGQNWGAREYGRARSAALYAGIFCVVWGLGTAVLLTSAGETFARAFTDEQPVIEEFALYLKIAAWGYAGFGILIVANGILNAIDKASFALGQSVARVFLVMLPVAWLLQASWGSAAIYTAELAANIFGALTGAALVWLVLVRRAPK